CAGGTCATATAAATAGTGAGGGAAGGTGCAAATATATGTAAGTTTTGAGTTAGGGTATCAACAGTGAAGCAAAAGCTCTTCAAGGCTGGAAACCACAAAAAGTAATTGATTTTCATGTATCATACTAAGATTTTCAtcccctcctttttttaaaactattaaCACTCCTGACTCACCAGGACGTGTTGAGACCTGCATGCTCTGCTCTGCAGGGTTTGTTGAGGATCCGGAAGAGGGTTTCCACTTGATTCCCATCCTGACGCAGGACAACCAGCCTCGTTTCATAGATTGAGTAATTATGTCCTTATGTGTTACAGCATGTTTGGGGGCTGTAGGTGTGGTGTTTCATTTGAGATTTCACTACACGCATTTCTGGTTGGTAGTCCATTAAATGACACACCACAACAGGTTCCCGCTGACTAATGCTTTCCTTCTAATGATTTGAACAGTTAAAAGTTCAGTGAGATGTCAAAAATGCCTGTTCAAATATTGTACATAAGATTAAAACACTCTGGAATTTATTTGCCTTTCCTTTGCCTCTAAAGCACATGAATTAACATGTTGCATGTTATTTTAAATTAGCAGGTGTAAAAACAGTCTGTTTCCAGTCTCTTTGACAAGCTAAGCTAACAAACTGCTGACTCGTGTAAACATGGAGACTGGTACCTACACTCATCCAGTATTTAGGGGATACAAGGTATTTTCTTCTTTGCTGGTAAGGTTTCATGGAAAATAGTTCCGTTTGATCACCACTGATTGAGAAATCAGTAGGTTCTAGCCCCGTCTATAGATGTGTGTAGACTGCTGGGGGAATAAAAACAgttcgagagagagagagacacgaGGTTTTCAGTGACAATGACGAAGCCACTCTGAAGTGAacagctgtgatgtcatctcAAGTCCCAGTCGTGCGCTGTGCTACACCCAGCTCAGACAGGCAGATGGAAGGGAAACAAATCAGGCTGCTGGAGGATGTTCCCTGAAAAGGGAAGCGCTGACACTTAAACTAAGGTAAGAGGCTTTAAAGCTGCATTTCTGGCACAGATCCatgcagagatgcagctgcagcatcctCCAGGGCTGATTGGCATCTATCCGGCACTGCAGCTTTATGTAACAAAGACGAGTTAGACATTTTcccatgatttaaaaaaaaaagaaagaaaatgaaatagcAGATGTGATCAGGCTGAAGGAAAAAGGCTGGACCGGTCTGTATTGGGATGCTTCGGGTGTGGTTCACAGCATCGCAAATCTGCGCACGAGACAACTTGGCATGATGAAGGTCAGACGATGCATTTAGGAGGGAGATGGAGGTCTGAGTCTTCATGTGTTAGAGCAGGGAACTCCTGATCAGAGATTACTGAGATCCAGTTCTGTCCTGTTCATTGATAACTGCTATTAATGGGAGACTTGATCATATCGGTGCAACACAAGATCAGCAAAATGCCTCCTGTGCTGCCTTTAGAGGGCAAAGATGGCAGAAGAAAACAGGTTTTGTGTACGCACCAAAGTCCTTAATTTGGGACATGTTGCTGGGACATTTTGCAGAATTTGTGATTATAAAGTATTTCTAGCATAGAATTAGGTTAAGAAGCAAATAGGATCCTTTGGAGGAACTATTTTAAGTGTAGTGCTGGTTGGTGGTACCTTCTAaagcagtggtccccaaccaccGGGCCGCACaagaaataatgaaatatttccattttatgtaTTAGCTGAGTCTGAacgatcttttattttgaaaaaccttttgaGGAATAACCGGATTCTCTCGGTTACGTCTTACACGCCAAAATTGAACCCACAAGAAAGCTTTTTACAGACAATATCAGGAGTTTTACTTGAAATATGGACTTATCCCGGTAGGTGATTCCCGCAATGAAGCCTTCAAAACTACTTCACCACTTGGAGACCCAGCACCCTAGTTTAAAAGACAAGCCCCTGGATTattctgaaagaaaacaaacaggaacacGATGGGCAGAAAAAATTAATGAGGGCCATCACATCAGTAAATGGGAATGCACTGAGAGCATCCAGTATTCTGGATTGGTCCAGaattctggattaaagtcatggcagaataccctgaaatcgccaccacagcactgaaaaccctgCTGTCATTTCCGACATCCTATCTGTGCGAAGCTGGATTTTCTGCAGTGACagcaaccaaaacaaaacaacacccGACTGGGCATAAGCAACACACTTCACGTGTCATTGCCCCCCATCACTCCCAGACGGGACCGTCTCGTTGCAGAGAAACAAGCTCAGGGCTCCCCTTGATTTGTCGTTATGATGagttaaaatgttcatgaaaataaaatgttctttatatttGTATATCTTATTTTAAAGGGATGTTTAGCAAGTAGGAGAGATTAGTGCTTGTGAGTCTTTGTTCATTGTTCTAAAGGATCTGAATTTTCGTAGCAACATTTGTGACTGCACAAATACactaaaaattaaaaacttttCCAGCCAGGACAGTCCTGTGAGCTGCAGAAACCTTTAATGTCTTGGTGGCAGAGCTGCAAAAATGAGGATTAATGTTGTTGAAGACAGACATGAACTTGCTCTTTGGCACCAGCgtctgctccacacacacatccacatctAAAACAAGGCAAAAGTGTTAAACTATATCTAGGTTTAATAATGTTTGGAGCAAACATTAAACCCGTGCTCATCTGACAACCTTTCCTTGTTCCTTCCCACAGGAGGAAATTTATTAAATATCTGGCAACCAAGCTTTGTCAAGCTAAGGAGAGGACAACCTGCAGACAGGCGCTGCGGCCCTGTTacagaagagcagcagtgaTGTGGTCAGCGCTGAGGAgctgtaaatatttacacacCAAGCCCTGAAGCTCTTCGAGGTGAGATAGAAAACACTTCAGCTGACCTTCAAGTTCGTGGTGGCCTGCTGAACGTGAGACCGTTGGGTGTCTTCGTCGCTGGAAACGGGGCTTCACACgttcagagggagagaaaaacacattCTGTGAATGCCTGAGTGACAACCGCTGTAAATACTGAGGGAACCCACCATGGGCTGCGCCGTGTGCTCCCACCTGCTCGACTTGTGGGCGGTGAAGGCGAGCAGGACAGGCCGTGGCGCCGTGGAGCTGGGCTCCTGCTCACAGATGCTCCAGGGGGGTTACCACAGAGTGACTGGCCTCCATTACACATCGTCCTTCTCTGACGCAGAAGACTGCTGTGATGACACCAGCTCGGGCAACTCTTGCACTTCAGACTGGCCGGCGGAGATGACCGAGGGCTGACCCTCAGCCAGCGGAGGGTCTGGAACCCATACTTGTCAGAAATACACGCGCACGGCAGACAATATTGTCAGGGATGTCTTCACTTCCTAACCTTTGAAGTAGCAAATGCtgcattcatttctttttaagttgACAGATATAgcttaaataataataataaaaaaacatcgGAAAACATCATTTTATGTATGGTTGGTCTGATTAAACCTTAAAGAAATAACACTTAAACATAAATAAGGTAACGCTACCTCTTCCTACTGACACGTGGGTGGAAATGATGACGTCACATCATATTGCGCAAGCGCGGCCTTTCAAACTCAACCGTGATggtatttcttttttcctgttttgcaaCCGACTTCCAAACCCATATTTTGCCAGCAGCTTAAGACAACTCACATTCCAAGTAATAGCAACGTATGAAAGGAAAGacgcagcagctctgacagaccTCTGAATCACATCACCAATCAGACAGAACGTCCAAAATGGGGTTTCAGCTGTCGGAAAATAGTCAGCTAACTAGAATTGGTGCCTTTAATCAAATGAAAAGAattatttttgtgcttttttaaaactatATTTGCAGTTTTTAAAGTTTGTATGTTTATGATGCCATGTTAAGTGCTTGATCATGGCTAAGTCACCCACTTTTACAGCTTTCATATGGACAAATTGCTCCTGTTCCGCATGAAATGTCCCTGAAGTGGCCATGACAGGGTTAAATATAAGATAATATGTCaccaaaagagacaaaaagagaCTGTGAGGAAACAGAGACCTCTAATCCAAATGGGAAATGTCTAAAATATTTTGGTGGGTACCTCTATAGAGCAGGTCATCATCAAGGTGAGAGGTCGAGATTACGAGTCAACAACCACCATCACTAAAATCTTAAGCCCGAAGACAATAAGCGTTCCACATTTCGGTACATTTGAGAGACTGGAAGAAGGTTCTTCGGTCTGGTGAAGACCGTCTCCATGTATGTTGGACAACAAGCAGCTCACCCTCCCCATCGAAGATCATGGTGGCGGATGCTCCCCTCTAACACATCACACGCTTTGACAGAGGCAAAATAAATCTGTTCCGGTCGGAATCCTGGAATCATGCATGGAAAACTGTAcagaatcatttttatttttaaaacatggctTCTCTGAGTCAAAGACCAGACATTTTGAGGGAGGACTGGTGATGACGTGATGCAGATCACTATTTGCGCAGCCACTTAGTTTGAATTATAAGTTTTGAGCCGGGTTGACATTATTGGAGCCGCATCAAAGGCAGTAGAATTAATTTATCTGGACGGGCTATTCAACAAACGTTCCTGTTTTAagaatacttttttttaaaaagtttgtcCAGAACAAGGTGGAGTATTTTAGTATTCAAAACGTGCACCCAATACTCGGTCTCTCCCCCCGTCCGCCTCCATGTGTCATCACCATTTCAGGGGGTGGAGGCGCATCAAAAGCCTCGCATCTCTGGTCCAACCTCACTTTCACGCACTCTCTAAACGGGTCACGCAAACTCTGATAGCCATGATAGTGAGTGAAGtcttttcctgttttgctttCTACGGCGCTCTGCTGGTTATTAAAATGTACATCATTGCAATAATAACGGGGCAAGTGAGGCTGCGCAGAAAGGTGAGGGTCTGGGTAACGATCAGCGGGACTATTCGTGTTCATATACTGCTTAAAAAATGGCATTACATATATTTCTCCCTAATAAAGGCTTTTGCGAATCCGGAGGACGCTCTGAGACACGGAGGACTTCAGTACCAGAGATGTGATTCATACGTGGAGAGATGCCGGAGGTAAAGTAACACTTAACTTGTATTTTCATAatcaataaacacaaatatacCTTATagatgagaaaataaacaaCCTATAGCAACACGGTTGTattatatcattattattagtattaccgagacgctatataaataaagattgattgacttAAATTACCCTAAAACAAAAATTGCGTTAAAACgttaattacattaaaaactACGTGTTTGATCTCCCTCTGGTGGTCAATTAGAGTGCCTGAAAATCCCAACGGACTAAAAATGAAAACGCAGGCTCAAATATTGTTTCCTTTTGACACAGCCCCTAATTTGTTAAGTTACAACAATATTTATAAGATCGGAGCATGGTAAAATGTAATTTTGTGGGACATTGGGCCAAATCTTAATTGCATCCCATCGTTACAGGAGAGAAAGTGCAAAGTACAAGTAGCTGACCTTAGATTTTTATATTTGGCCACAAAAACTTACGGATTTCTAAGTTCTCGCTATATTTGCAGCTTTAAAGTTGTTGAATTCTATCAGATTGTGCTATAAAATGTGACCTATGATCCTGTCCAGATTTCTTTGGCTTTCTTACGCACCTGAATGCATCATGTAAATGAGATagttttattgttttccttcAGCTCATCATTTAACCCGGTGGGTTTTAGTAGGTTTGGGGTTGATTTTGCTGTGTAGGATCTCTCCCAGAGTCGGAAGCAGGAGCTGCGCAGTTTTGTTTTGGGAAATTAACCGTGACAAGACAAGCAGATGTTTTCCCTATCCAGCATCATTTGTGCTGGGAAATGACATCACTGGCAGAAAAGGCTAAATTCcctgaaaaacagagaagacTTTgattgataataataatatgcaCTGAACTCAGTGAGTGGAGGGGAAACAGCCAAAAAGTCTGAGTGTAGTCTGACTGTCCCATCACAAGCTAAAGTTTATGATCCAGAAGTTCCAAATCCTGAATGTTATGCATATTCAAATCTAACGTAAGACCTGAGTAATGTCCTCTGAAGACGTAACGGTACAATGTTGTCAAGGGAGAGTCTCTGCATTGGGTCATTCGACTCACATCTGGGGTTCAACTCGTTAAAATCTTTCCAGACCTCCACTACTTACCACACGTGAGGTGAGGGAATCTGACCTCAGACCAAACAAACGGAGTCATTCTTCTGACAGGCTGGCTGCAGAGTCCACAGTCTTACATAAGCCCCTCTCAGCGTCCAGACCGAGCCAAAGCTAACACAGGGATGGGAACGTGAATGGCTCCGTATGCTGGATCTCACTGCAGTGTAGTAGAGCCATAACAATAGTAAAAACGTGTATTTGTGCACCCCCCACAGAGCTCATGTTAACGACATGGAGAACATCCtacccttcctcttcctgggAGCCATCTACTCCATGACGGGACCCTCACTGGCCGCGGCCCGCCTTCACTTTCTGGTTTTCACCTTTGCTCGTGGGGTTCATACCATCGCCTACCTGTGTGCTCTGCGGGCACCGACCCGGTCTGTGGCGTACACCCTGGCACAGGTCCCCTGCGTCTCCATGGCCGTGCAGATCCTGATCACCGTCGCGGCGCATGCGTGACCTTACAAccggaaacaaacaaacaaacaaaaaatcaaGAATGTCAGCGATTGTGCAATATAATCTGTATGGGATTACACCCCAACTGGGATTTggaggttattattattattgtttattttaatttaagtaTTGAAATGAGATGTCTTTAGAGTTATTGGAAGTGAGCTTCTTTATTTATACTGCAAATGAAGgattttgtatgttttttacCAGATGGTTACTGTAAAGCAGAACCCACACTTACTGTGAGCCTCTCATTCCAGCACTGCACTGTTTgctcacctttgaccccctttttctgtttttacacacaacacagacCACCATTCGCGTGTTTTTGCTGTCATAGCTTTGCTGTGTACCCTCCGTCTGGTGTGTTGACATTTGCCTGCTTTGTTCGGCAAAGCCCCCATGAACCCTGTGACTGACGACGTGCTGAGAGATTCGTTTGTGATCCACTGAGCGAAGCGTTTTTATACTTGTACCCAGTCCAATTAAAGTATTGTAACACAAATCTGCTGTTGAAGGAATTATTTGCACGTTTTCTTGGGATTTTCCAACTTTGGGCATTTGCATTTTTAGCCTAAATGATGGTTCTGTTGCTTGACTAGTGCAGACAGATATGGGCAGAGGGCCCCTGCTCCTGCCGGAGAGTGAGTTGATCCAGAAGTCTGAGGCAGCGTTCCAGCATTCCTCAGTCTGTTATGCAAGACCTTTGGCTGCACTGCCTGTACCCTTCTATCCTGGAGGGCCCCTGAGGGTCCCCCGGAGGATACACAGTCATCCGTTCATACACTTTAACATCACGTGTGGGGTGTGCATGGCAGCCTGGTGCTGTAATTTAGTGGGATTTATCAGTCCCCGTGGTGATGATTCAACCTGTGACTTTCCATTCTGACTAAACTCCAAAATGACAAAGATGGGAGGTTTCCTGATTCTGGAGTTTGTAttccaaacaaagcaaaagcaaTCCAAGAAATCCCGAGAAGGTGGAGAGGATTAGAAGCCAAACCCTGTCGGGAAGCCACCTCAGCGCCGCGGCCTCGACACGTTCATCCACTCACTTTTTCCTGTCATAGGTGATGTCATTTTCATCTCACGAGCCACCCGAGAGATCAAAGAGCTCTCCGAAGATCTGCTTGCCCTAAAGAGAGCAGTTATTGTTCACTGGGCCGGATCCTGACAATgacaagaaaaaacaagaaaacatttttagttgagtttattattgttatcattaGTACTATTATCATTATTGTGACAAAATCAATTAGCTGACATTCACGCAATAACCATCACAACACCCCCAATttcataaatatttattatatatcaATGAACAAAATCTACTACTCTCACAGCAGTGGTCTACAGCACtttttatataataataataataataataataataataatatagttcTGGTTCCATTGAGGCCACATTTGATACACAAACATTTACAAGTAGTACTTGGCATTAAAAACGATGGCGATACAATATTTTAAGACacttggtgtttttctttttttgtacattttctttCGTTTTGATATCACAGAGGTTCATCAACAGTCTAAACAGTAAATACAGATACACctacccccccaaaaaacccagcAAAAATGCCAAGGGGAGGTAGGAAGAAAGTACTGACAGAAATACAGGAGCAATAAAACCCGTGGAAGAAGCAGTAAATGTCAGGGAACCCTCTTAGTAATTATAGTTCCCAAACCAAGCTGTAGGTTTGTGCGTGCATGAACGTGCCCACCATCTCTGACACtgactgtacattggtgaaatcATTAATTGGGCCATACGATGTTGCATGTCAATTTCTGACCCCTTTATAGGCCAAGGATTCCAGGAATCGTCTTCCAAAACGTTCAGATACAATTTCTCGAAAACATCATAACAGTACACGAAACTCTAATATGTGAATTAACAGTGACATGTGTGAAATACTCAGAATTAATCTGCCACCCCGCAGCTGTTcctgcctgcagacacacagcacCACACGGGGGCGCTCTCGCGCATACAGTTTGGTGCCCCTGTTCCCTTTGCTGCACTGATTTGACTCCCTCTTCCAAAATAAACGCATGTTGAGTGTCGAGAAGAAAGTCTGATGACAGTTCATGTCAAGTATGTTAAAAGTGAATATTTTAGTGTAAGGAATtatgttttttaatgttgtaaGTGAAGTAATTAGGCTTAAGTGCACTGGGATTTTAGGTATTTTAGCTAGAGGGTGTGGGATTGTAGTATAACTGGTCATACAAACATGTGGGTTTTGCAAGGTAGAAAAACTGTAAACTCCTTCTTGGCTTGAGAGCCCTCACGGCCCTACTAGCCGTGACATGCGGGGCAGTTTACCCCCAGCAGTCGCCCAAGGTAAACTGGTGCAATGTGAAAGTGCAATTCAGGAGGCCCAGGAGCCAGGGTTCCTTTGGTGAGTGCTTGTTGACCAGTGGGGCTTGGCCCAAAACAGGGCTCTTTCCTCAAGTGGGCCGGGCACTTGCAGGAGTCATGGTGCTTTTTGGATTTGGCAAAGGAGCTACTGGCCCCTATGACATAGACTCAACAAAACAAGAACCTTGATGGAATTTTGAAACAAATTTTTGACATTTCCTGTCTGACACTATGTGTTTTAAATTCAGCCGTGGGGGGTTAGTCTGCCTGCAACACCATATTTTCTGTCAACTTTCTGGTTTTAACTGGAGAGGACCAAAGTTTTCCAACTAGAAGTGAAATTAGCAATGTTTGACAGCATCCCATCATCCAAGACAAACTGGACTGATAATGGTTGTTGTCACGGAACCATTTAGATTTTGAAGTTTATTCCCatattaacaataataaaaggATAACACAATTTTGCAGATGAGCCTCCCATGAACTACTttcaaaaacaggaataaagacACAGATTGTACAGTAATTGTACATTCTTTCTCTTGTTTATATCATGTCTATTTGATAAAATTcagttatttttaaatatttgtcatATATAATAGTAATTTTTATTGTTGGTTAGGGTGTTTATATTTAGAATGGTCCGaatttctatttttgtttgaATTGGGCTGCTGGTCAAATTGATTAAAGTTGATATTGCTTCCCTCTAATGCTTTCCGTATTACACCACTTCTTTCGAAAGTTTAAAACACGTGTTATATAAATGAacaatttccctttttttgatCAGGGGCTGCAGGGGTCATTCAGAACAACGAATGGGTGGAAAACGACAAACGGAAGTGGCATCTCCTGTCAAATGTCACCACGGAAAGTTGGCATTAACAGCAGCGTGCTGCAGTAGTGGAGGATGCTGGGAAATAGCATTAAAAGAGAGTAAAAGAGCCTGCATCTCTGTGTCGTGAACAAGGAAAAGAAGGACTAAAGGGTGCAGAAAGCACAAAACATCAGGCTTTTACTAAATATTATAATTAAATGGGTTTTTATAATATATCTATAAATATGCATCACAGGGATGAAAGGCATTCCGGCCTGCCGCTGTGTGTGCATTTCCATGTATAAACAGATGTACACATACATATGCATATCATACAACATTTGAACATGGATCGGAAATTCCCATATAATATACATCACATTAAGCTGTCAAAGAGACTTCTTTTATACCTCGAGGTGCAGATTTACATTCAGTTGTTGATCGAAACCGCTGACACAGAACACTGAATGAAGCGCCAGCTCGCATATGCATCTCACATTACCTGTTTGGGCTATTTGCTGCGGGGCAACACAAACACCCAGTGCACAGTAGCTGAGGGACAGCTtgtgaaaacaaacacgcacacagacacatttccTGCTGCGCCCACGTTGTCTGAGGAATGACGAGACTCAAGATACtgatatctatatctatataaaaataaacaaaactgtAATTCAATAAACAAATTGAAAgcaaaacaaccccaaaaaaacacctttaaaaagaaTGGTGACAGTACATGAGTGGGTGGACAGAGCAGTGCACGGAGGGATTGTCTTCACTTTAGGTCCAGGACGTCTTCCTCGAAGGATGCAGGGACGGCAAACGCGCTGGCGAGAGGCGGACTCTCTGGTTGCAGCACGGCCGCCTCTGGTTCCGCCTCCAAACTGGACGAGCATTGCAGCTGGACGTCCAGATCGCTGTCTGCAGAATCGGAGgctaacctgtggcacacaggcAGACCGGGGTTGAGCTGCGGGAACCTTCCTGCTCCACAGTCGCTGCTGGCAAACCCTCACCTGTCACTGTTGGTTGATGTCAACACTCGCGCTTTGggctcttcctctgtgttcttCTTGCTCATCTTCCTCTGTTTGACTGTGCCACTGTCTGATTTCCCACTGGGTTCTTCCGTCAAGCCTTGATAGGACGATATAACAGGAAAGTGCACGAGTGAGGAAACACTTTGATGCGCTAAGAGGgtcataagaaaaaaaaaagaggcactGGTATTCCACAGCTGAATGAAGGACACATCCACCTGTTTAAAACTTATAGTAAATAAATGAGCTACTTCACCTAGCAACTCCTTTCGCGTTCGACTAGCTATCTCTTTGATCTCCATCCGAGACAGGGAAAGGGAGTGTGTGGCGGAGATGAGGGGAGTCGGAGGCGCCGTGATGGGGGCGGGCGTCGTCATCACTTTGTTGACCAGAGGAGACTTGAGGGGTCTTTCGATGCTGCGGCCCACCAGGTTGCACAAGGGGATCTTGAATATATGTTTACATGCGGATTCGCCTATAATAATGACAAATATGGATGCAATAAGAGCAAAGGCAGGAACAGAATGTTGCAAATGGAAAGAATGTATTTGTGGTATTTATGAGACAGCTATGAAAGTCCTGGGCTGAACTGTATATGTTCAGGCATGACTGTTGAATTTTAATGTTGAGCCCACAGATGCTAATCTAATGCTTCTATAAATGTATCTGTAGGCCTCTCCTGAAATACACCATATATTTGAGGAGCAAATATAAGGAGCAAATATATTTctatctttttaaaataaatgtaaccAAATATCGACAAATTGAATGGTAAAAAGATGTGGTTAGAAAATCAAATCGACAAGCAAAAATACTGAAGATGATGACTTTCAGTTCCACTAAAATAAAATTAGGATATATTGCCAAAACCTTGGTAATTTATAAAGCTAAAGTATTAGCTG
The sequence above is drawn from the Takifugu rubripes chromosome 6, fTakRub1.2, whole genome shotgun sequence genome and encodes:
- the ptges gene encoding prostaglandin E synthase, giving the protein MCHHHFRGWRRIKSLASLVQPHFHALSKRVTQTLIAMIVSEVFSCFAFYGALLVIKMYIIAIITGQVRLRRKAFANPEDALRHGGLQYQRCDSYVERCRRAHVNDMENILPFLFLGAIYSMTGPSLAAARLHFLVFTFARGVHTIAYLCALRAPTRSVAYTLAQVPCVSMAVQILITVAAHA